Below is a window of bacterium DNA.
AGATTGGGATTTTCCCGTTGAAGGGACCTGAGGAATTGGCGGAGGCGGTTTCGCAGATAGAGACGGCTCCGATTGGTCGCGTCGTCGCGGTACGGGAGGCGGGTGGCCCGCGCGCAGGCCAGGATCTCGGCGCGGGTTGCATCGATGAGCGGCCGGATCACCTCGACGCCCCCGTCCTCCAGCGCCCTCCGGGGCCTCATGCCCGAAAGACCGCGCAGCCCCGCGCCCTGAATCCATCGCATGGCGAAGGTCTCGAGCTGGTCGTCGGCGTGATGCGCGGTCGCGATCTTTTTGGAGCCGAATTTTCGAGCCGCGCGGACGAGAAACCGGTAACGCATCTGGCGGGCCCGGGCCTCGACGTTCTCCCGCGTCCGCCACCGGGGCGCCTTGGCGCTGAGGAAAGGAACCCCCCACGAGGCGCACAGGCCGCGCACGAACCGACGGTCGGCGGCCGAGGCCCTTCCGCGGAGGTTGTGGTCGAAATGGGCGACGGCGAGCCGGGGCCTCGATTCCTGAGGCAGGAACCGGAGCAGGTGCAGGAGGACGACGGAATCGACGCCTCCTGACACCGCCACCAGGACCTTCTCACCGGGATCAAAGAGAGACGACCGGCGAATCGTGCGTCTTAGCTTTTCCCTTACGTCGGAGCGCGAGATAAAGCCCCCCTCCCAACAACCCACCCAGCGCGTCAAAAATCAAGTCGGCCGCCTCGGGCGACCGGCCCCGCACGAAGCGTTGGTGAAACTCGTCCGTCACCCCGTACAGGAAGGCCGCGAGCCCGGCCGTGAGAAGGACGCGGGCGGGCGCCCAGCCCCGCGCCAGGGGATCGAAGGCCCAGACGAACACCGAGCCGAATCCGGCGTAAAAAAAGGCATGAACAAACTTGTCGGAAAACGGGAAGCGCGGGAGCGAGACGTGATGAAGCGACGAGAGGTAAAAGAGAAACCCCGCGTAGGCGGCGACGGCCAGCCACCGGATCGCGGGGCCAACCCTACATTTTGTATTTTCCAAAGTCTTCCGGGTTGAGGTTTTCCAGGAACTCGGCCCATTTCTCCTTCTCGCCCTTCTCCCCGGAAATCCCTTCCTTGTTCAGGTCGATCTGCCTGGATTTTTCGATGACCTTCCGGTCCACGAAGATGGGCGCTCCCGCGCGGAGCGCGAGGGCGATGGCGTCCGACGGCCTCGAATCAATGACGTGCTCCTTGCCGCCGGCGGCGAGGTAGATGCGCGCGTAAAAGGTGTTGTCCGCCAGGTCGTTCACCTCGACGCGGGCCACGCGGACGTCAAGCGTGTGCAGGATATTCTTCATGAGGTCGTGCGTCATCGGCCGGGCAAGCTTGATCTTTTCCAATTCCGTCGCGATGGCCGAGGCCTCGATCAAACCGATCCAGATGGGAAGCGCGCTCTTCTCATCCAAGTCCTTGAGGATGATGAT
It encodes the following:
- the tilS gene encoding tRNA lysidine(34) synthetase TilS, which translates into the protein MAVSGGVDSVVLLHLLRFLPQESRPRLAVAHFDHNLRGRASAADRRFVRGLCASWGVPFLSAKAPRWRTRENVEARARQMRYRFLVRAARKFGSKKIATAHHADDQLETFAMRWIQGAGLRGLSGMRPRRALEDGGVEVIRPLIDATRAEILACARATRLPYRDDATNRSRLYLRNRLRQFLRSLQRENPNLAERTALNAIFLQADEDRLNAEIQSMFQRHGRRSFKGIGKKADFPLFKYRLMPGALRYRLIQKMAQSLLGESYALPAVAVLKVDEILQDLKYGQSYDLPSGLGLEKGRQRFVFFRKSPKNSD
- a CDS encoding VanZ family protein, giving the protein MENTKCRVGPAIRWLAVAAYAGFLFYLSSLHHVSLPRFPFSDKFVHAFFYAGFGSVFVWAFDPLARGWAPARVLLTAGLAAFLYGVTDEFHQRFVRGRSPEAADLIFDALGGLLGGGLYLALRRKGKAKTHDSPVVSL
- a CDS encoding bifunctional nuclease family protein, producing MKVTGLTIDPFTNMPIIILKDLDEKSALPIWIGLIEASAIATELEKIKLARPMTHDLMKNILHTLDVRVARVEVNDLADNTFYARIYLAAGGKEHVIDSRPSDAIALALRAGAPIFVDRKVIEKSRQIDLNKEGISGEKGEKEKWAEFLENLNPEDFGKYKM